A window from Limanda limanda chromosome 14, fLimLim1.1, whole genome shotgun sequence encodes these proteins:
- the cenpv gene encoding centromere protein V, whose amino-acid sequence MDLVKHTGGCHCGAVRFEVWNSPDLHVFDCNCSICTKKQNHHFIVAENQFKLLQGLDCLTTYTFGTHIGQHTFCKICGVQSFFVPRSNPDGYGIAPHCLDPGTVQSSTVEKFCGEKWEESMEAHKSIRDMSRPAPDIVDGKKITG is encoded by the exons ATGGATCTTGTAAAACATACAGGTGGCTGCCACTGCGGAGCTGTTCGATTTGAAGTCTGGAATTCTCCAGACCTCCATGTTTTCGATTGCAA TTGTAGCATTtgcacaaagaaacaaaaccatCATTTCATTGTTGCAGAAAATCAATTCAAACTCCTACAG GGGTTGGATTGTCTGACGACATACACATTTGGCACTCATATTGGCCAACACACCTTCTGTAAAATCTGTGGAGTTCAAAGTTTCTTCGTACCTCGCTCCAACCCAGATGGATATG GCATTGCTCCACACTGTCTGGATCCAGGTACAGTGCAAAGTTCCACAGTGGAGAAATTTTGTGGGGAGAAGTGGGAGGAAAGCATGGAAGCTCACAAGAGCATCAGGGACATGTCTAGACCTGCACCGGACATAGTGGATGGAAAGAAAATAACAGGATAA